The sequence below is a genomic window from Rhizobium sp. NXC14.
CCGCACCGGGAGGAATTTTCATGCGACGTTATTCGGCCTGCATAGAATGGCTGTTTGCCGAAGAGGGCGACAGCTTTGCCGACCGCATCCGCCGCGCCCATGCCGGCGGCCTGACGGCGATCGAATTCTGGCGCTGGACCGACAAGGATCTGGATGCGATCGAGACAGCGCTGAAGGAAACCGGCCTTGCCGTCACCAGCCTCGTAGCCGAGCCGATGATCGCACTGACCGATGCCGCCAACCGGCAGGCCTGGCTGGCGGGCCTTGCGGAATCCGTCGCAGTCGCCAAACGCCTCGGCGCGCCGGTGCTGATCGCCCAGGCCGGCGACCATCTCGCCGGCTTCAGCCGTGATGAACAGCGCGTGGCCCTCACCGACACCCTGAAATCAGGCGCCGATATCCTGGAAGGGAGCGGCGTGCGGCTCGGCGCAGAACCTCTCAACATCCGTATCGACCATATCGGCTACTTCCTCGATTCGACCCGCGAAGGCCTCGACATCGTCGATGACGTCGGCCGCCCCGAGATCGGTATCGTCTACGACATCTACCATTCCGCCGTGATGGACGAACGCACCGAAGACGTGCTGGACGGCCGCCTCGACCGTGTTTTCCACGTCCATGTCGCCGATCATCCCGGCCGCAACGAACCGGGCTCCGGCGGCATCGACCTCGCCCATCGCCTCAACTGGATCTTCGCCAACGGCTATGACGGCGCCGTCGGCCTTGAATACCGGCCAACGAGGGCCGGCGCGGGCGCGGTCAAAGCCGCGATCGCCTCGCTAAACGGCTAGGAGCCGGTGCCTTCTGCGAAAGCCTCAAGCTCCGGGTCGAATTCGACCTCGACGACATTGTTGAAGACAGCGGTCGCCAGCATGATGCCGGCGAAGGCGACGAGATCGACGAGCGCCTTGGTTTCGTAGCGTTCTTTCAGCCTTTCCCAGAGCTCGGCCGGAACGGCGTTTGAATCGGCGACAACAGCCCTGCCGAAGGCATCGAGCAGCGCCTCCGCTTCGGAAAATTCCATAGCATCGGGATCAAACCCCTTGTTGATCAGCGCCCTGCGAAAGAAGGTGATGGCAATCTACGATTTCGCCGCCTTCGAGATCGCATGCGAGAAGATCCAGATCTCGCGGTCGCTGATGACAGGATCGAGCTCGGCCCGCAGCGTAAACCATTCGGCATAGATGCGATGGGCGACCGGCGAATGGAGGAGCGTCCGCTTCATGTTGGTCATGCGTCCGCGCAGTCTGATTTCTTCATCATGCGCCGCGCGAACCTCAGGCGAAGCGGTGTCGTAATCGATCTGCGGGAGGTGGCTCATCGGCTCCGCTCTTTCTGCTGCTTCAAGGTAAATCCGCTTGGCCGTCGCGGTAGTCCCGCCTAGACTGATTCAATCAAGGCGGAGGCTAGGCATGAGCGGCGACCACCAGCATTCTCACATCGACTGGCGCGAACACGGCGTCAAGGTCATTCCCGGCAATTCGCTCGACCCGAACACCGCGCAGACCCCGGGCATGAACCGCGCGACCGCGATCAACCATGCCCGTGCCGGCGCAGAGAAAATCTGGGCCGGCACGGTGACGATCCATGCCAATGCGAAAACCGGAGCCCACCATCACGGCGATCTCGAAAGCATCATCTACGTCGTCAAGGGCAAGGCCCGCATGCGCTGGGGCGAGCATCTGGAATATACCGCCGAAGCCGGCCCCGGCGACTTCATCTATGTTCCGCCCTATGTGCCGCACCAGGAGATCAATGCCAGCCGCGACGAGACGCTGGAATGCGTGCTCGTTCGCTCAGGCCAGGAACCGGTCGTCGTCAACTTAGATATCGAACCGGTCGAGAAACCGGAAGACGTCGCCTGGATCGATCCCATCCACCGCTGACGCCGCTCAGGCGTGAACGGCACCGGCGCTGTTCACCGCCGGGTTTTCGATGATCCGGCCGGTATCGGCGGCATAGAGGTGGATCGCATTGTGATCGATCGCGATACCGATCGGATCCCCCGATTTCACGGTCACGGCCTCGGTCAGCGCCACGGCAAAGGGCAGCCCGTCGAAATCGGCATGAACGACGCGGCTTGCGCCGAGCTCTTCGATGAAATCGGCCGTTGCCACCAATGCGCCGGGCGCATCCGGGGCCACCAACCGGGCCGCCTCGGCGCGCATGCCGAGCACGACGCGTTTGCCCTTCAGCGGCGTGGCGCGTTCGCGCGGCAGCGCGAGCTTGCGGCTCTGGTCGTAGACGAAGACGCCCTCGTCGTTGATCGTGCCTTCGAGAAGGTTCATCGCCGGCGTGCCGACAAAACCGGCGACGAAGCGCGAGACCGGATGATGATAGACCTCTTCCGGCGTGCCGACCTGCTCCACCCTGCCGCCGTTCATCACCACCAGCCGGTCGGCCAGCGTCATCGCCTCGGTCTGGTCATGGGTGACGAAGATAGAGGTGGCGCCGAGACGGCGGTGAAGGCGGCGGATCTCGGCGCGCATGGCGATGCGCAGCTTGGCGTCGAGATTCGACAGCGGCTCATCGAAGAGGAACACCTTCGGTTCGCGGATCATCGCGCGCCCCATGGCGACGCGCTGGCGCTGGCCGCCGGAAAGCGCGGCCGGGCGGCGGTCGAGGAAAGGTTCGAGGCTGAGCGCCTTGGCGACCTCGGCGATGCGCCGATTGCGCTCCGCCTTCGCAACGCCCGCAACCTTCAAGGCATAGCCGATATTCTCGGCGACGGTCATATGCGGATAGAGCGCGTAGTTCTGGAATACCATGGCGCAGCCGCGTTCGCGCGGCTCGAGCTGGTTGACGACGCGGCCGTCGATGGCGATTTCACCGCCGCTGATTTCCTCCAGTCCGGCGAGCATGCGCAGCAGCGTGGACTTGCCGCAGCCGGACGGACCGAGGATGACGATAAATTCGCCGGACTGGATCTCCAGATCGACGCCATGAACGACAGGATGTTTGCCGTAGCTCTTCTTCACATCACGGATCGAGATCGGTGCCACAGGACTGTTCCTTCACTTCTCGGTGGAGATGAGGCCGCGCACGAACCAGCGCTGCATCAGGATGACGAGCAGCAACGGCGGCGACATGATGATAAGTGTACCGGCCATGGCGACGTTCCAGTCAGGCAGGCCGAATTCGGACGGGATAAGGGTCTTCAGCTGCGTCACCGCAATGCCGAAATTCGGATCGGTGGTGACGAGCAGCGGCCAGAGATACTGGTTCCAGGCCCAGACGAACATGATGGTGAAAAGCGCGATCATATTCGACCGCGACAACGGCAGCAGTATATCGACGAAAAAACGGACAGCGCCGGCGCCGTCCATCTTTGTTGCCTCAGCGAGCTCGTCGGGGACGGTCAGATAGAACTGGCGATAGAGGAAGGTACCGGTGGCGGTGGCCACAAGCGGCGCCACGAGACCGGTATAGGAATTCAACAGCCCCCATTTGAGCTTGATCTGAATGCCCGACACCCAGGCGACGAGCGCGGTAATGCCGGTGACGTCGAGGATTGCCTGGAACGGCTGCAGCGCGTTGGCCGCAATCGAATAGGTCGGCACGATGCGGACTTCGAGCGGCAGCATCAGCGTGATGAAGATGATCCAGAAGATCAGATGCCGGCCGCGGAAGCGGAAGTAAACGATCGAGAAGGCGGCCATGGCGGACAGGATCACCTTGCCGGCGGCGACCGCGGTCGCAAAGATGATGCTGTGAACCAGCTTGTTGCCGAGATCGGCGCGGACCCAAGCAGCTTGTGCATTTTCCCAGAAATGCGAACCCGGAGTGAGCGGCAGCGGCACCCGATTGACCGTCTCCAGATCGAGCGTCGATGCGATGATGACGATGACGAAAGGCAGAAGTGCGATCACCATGCCGAGCGCCAGAAGCGTATAACAGACGAAATTGAATATCGGCGTGCGTTCGATCATGTCAGCGGCCTCACTTGTAGTGCACGCGCCGCTCGATGAAGCGGAACTGGAAGACAGTGAGAAGGACGACGAGCGCCATGAGGATGATCGACTGGGCGGCGGCGCCCGAATAATCGAGCCCCCTGAAGCCGTCGAAATAGATCTTGTAGACCATCAGTTCCGTCGCCCGGGCCGGACCGCCCTGCGTCATGACGTCGACGATGCCGAAGGAATCCTGGAAGCTTTCGGTGATGTTGATCACGAGCAGGAAAAATAAGGTCGGCGTCAGCAGCGGCAGCTGGAGGTCCCACATGCGGCGCAGCGGCCCGGAGCCGTCCATGGCGGCCGCTTCGATCAGCGAACGCGGGATGCCCTGAAGCGCTGAAAGGAAGAAGATGAAATTATAGCCGATATATTTCCACGAAAAAGCGATGATGACGGCGATCATCGCGTCCTTGCCGTCGAGCGCCGGGTTCCAGAGGCCGGGCCAGACGTGATTGATAACGGAGAGAAGGCCGGCCTCCGGCGCCAGGATGAAGCGGAAGGCGAGACCGAGAGCGGGAGCAGCGATCGCATAGGGCCAGATAAAGACCGACCGATAGATTTTATGGCCGCGCAGTTCACGATCGGTCAAAAGCGCCAGGACGAGCGCAAACCCCATGGAAATGATCGTCGAGCTAAAGGCGAAAACCATGCTGCGGCTGATCGAATCCCAATAGATCGGGTCGCTGAGCAATTGCTTGAAATTGTCGAAGCCGACCCAGGCATTGCCGCCGCCCCATGGCTGCTCGAGCGTGAACGCCCAATAAAGCGCCTGCGCGCTCGGCCAATAGAAGAAGACGAAGATCAGCAGCAGCATCGGAAACGCGAAGAGCAATCCGATCGTCGTCGAGGAGAAAGTGACGCGCTTTTCCATGGGTGATCGTTTTCGACCTGGTCTGGTTTAAGCACGGGCGGCGAGTTCGCCTCCGCAGCCCCGGCATGAATGTACAAGGATGCCTCCGGTCCGCAAGGCAGGCCGGGGGCGGCGCATATCGGACGCTCAGGGAAGCTGAACGTTCTTGTAGGTCTGCTGGAAGCGGCGCAGCAGCTGGTTGCCGCGATCGGCAGCGCCGTCGAGCGAAGCCTGGACGTCGGCATTGTTGACGAAGATTGCCTGCAGGCCGTTGGCGATCTCGGTGCGGACCTGCAGCAGGCCGCCGAGGCGAATGCCGTGCGGAGCCGTATCGTCAGCCGGCGATGCGGTCAGGCTCTGGATGGCGAGCTCGCGGCCGGCATAGGGCGCCTTCTCGTAGAAGCCCTGCTTCTTCAGATATTCGAAGCCGGAGTTGCGAACCGGGATATAGCCGGTGACGGTCGACCAGGTCAGCGCTTCTTCCGGCTTGGCGATGAAGTTGAAGAAGGCAGCGGCAGCCTTGTATTCGGCATCGGTATGCCCCTTCAAGACCCAGAGCGAAGCGCCGCCGACGAAGGAACTGTGACGGGTTGCATTGCCATAGGTCGGGAGCATTGCCACGCCCCAGTTCATGCCCTGCTTGGCGGTACGGCCGATATTGCCATGGTCGCCAACGGAGGTCAGGATGACCTGGCAGTCGCCGGCAGCAAAGGCTTCGACGAAGGTCTGGCCGACGGCCTTGTTCTTGATGATGGCGAGCTTGTTGTCGTACCAGGACTTGAGGTCCTTGATGTAGCTGACGAGAAGCGGGTTCTTGTTGAACACCAGCTCGGCGTCGAGGCCTTCGAAACCGTTCTTCTTCGTCGCGATCGCTTCGCCGTTGACGGCTTCGAACTGCTCGATGTACTGCCAGACTTCGTTGTTGGAGATATCAAAGCCGAGCGGGCAGGCGTAGCCGGCCTCCTTCAGGGCCTTGAAATCTTCACCGGCTTCCTGCCAGGTGGCTGGAGCATGGTCCTTGCCGATCTTGGCGAAGGCGTCCTTGTTCCAATAGAGCAGAGCGGTCGACGAGTTGAAGGGGAAGGAGTACATCTCGCCCTTCGACGTCGCATAGTAGTTTGCGATACCGGAGAAGTAGTCTTTCCAGTCGACCGTATAGCCCATGTCGGTCATCAGCTGGTTTGCCGGGTAGAAGGCGCCGGAAAGCATGATGTCGAGCGTGCCGGCGTCGGAAACCTGGGCAATGGTCGGCTGCTTGCCGGCGCGGAAGGCGGCAATCGTGTTCTGCAGGGAAGCGTCATAGCTGCCTTGGCTGGTGCAGACGACTTCATAATCGGCCTGCGACTGGTTGAAGCGATCGCACTGTTCCTGGACACGCTTTGCGATGTCACCGGAATTGCCGAACCAGAAGTCAATCTTGGTCTTTTCGGCGGCGGCAGCGGGCCCGGCAAGAAACGCTGCGGCGAGAAGGGCGCCAACGGCGCCGAGAAGCTTGGCTTGCATGAGAACCTCCAACGTAGAAAAGGGCGCGCTTTAAGCGCACGCCCATTTAGCTGGTTCAAATTGCCGCTGCCAATGAATATTACATGACATGAAACCTTCGAATTCTAGTTGTCACAAAAATGACATGCAATCGCTATTCGAAACACCATGAGAAGTATTTAGAGAATATTTGAGCCATCCTTAAACATATTGTCAGATGTATGCGTATATATTCGAATAACCGTCATTTTTAAGAGTCTGCAATGTTTTGCTTATATTGCTGCAAGGCATCCCTATTCGCGCGACCGAAGACAACTAAACTTGCGAAAAACATTCGCATTTTTATCGTTGCACTGCTGTGCAACGTCCGGTTTCAGCCCGAAAATCACAGAGAATCCTTCAAAATTGCAGCAAAGCGCGGATCGAATGCACGGCTGATCGGGCCGGCGGCCGCCCCGAGCGCCACCGACCAGGGATCGGCCATGCCGGGCTGCAGCCGTGGCAGCATCCGGCCGCGCCTCTCGGCGATCGAAGGCAGCAGCGGGCCGATCGCTGCAATCAGCCTGTTCACCAGCGCTTCCGGTGCGCTGCCGCAGAGGATCACCGTCTGCGGATCGAAGACAGTCTCGATGAGATGGATGCTCCAGCGCAGGTCCGCCGCCGCCGCCTCGATCCAGGCCTCGAAGCTTGGATCCCCGCTGGAGGCAAGCTCGTTGATGCGCGCATGGAGATCGGGATCGGCCGGATCGGCCGATAGGTGCTGGTAGAGCGAGGCGAGCGAGGCGCGATGTTCGAGCGGCGTCGTTTTGCCGTCGGCAAACAGCAGCGCCATGCCGATCTCGCCGGCATTGCCGTTGGCGCCCCGATAGAGCTCGCCATTCAGGATCAGGCCGGCGCCGATGCCGTAGCCGACGAACAGACAGACGGCATGGTCGATGCCGTGGGCGGCTCCCACCATGCGCTCGGCGGTCGCAGCCGCTGCCGCATCGTTCTGAAGGCTGACATCGAGGCCGGTGCCGTCGCTCAGCGTTTCCAGGAGCGGAAACTTCTGCCAAGCCTCCATCATCCAGGAATCGTCGCCGCTGCCTTCCATGCCGAACGGGCCAGGCATTGCGGCGCCGAGGCCGACCAGCCGTTTTTCCGACTGCTGGACGATACCGGCAAGCCTGGAACGCACACCGGCGACGAGATCGAGAATGACCTTCGTTCCCGTCGCCGGACCTCCGGGCGGCAGTCCGGCTTCTGCGCGTACGAGAACGCTGCCGACGAGATCGACGGCGATCGCCCGCGTCACGTGCCGGTCGATCTGCAGGCCGATCGCGAAAGCGCCTTCGGGCACCAGGCCGTAGGGCGTCGAGGGCTGGCCTCTGCCCTTGCGCACAGCCTCCTGCGAACCGACGAGACCATCGCGCTCGAGCTCCTCGATGATATTCGACACCGTCTGCTTGGTCAGCCGCGTCGCCCGCGCCAGATCGGCGCGTGAGAGCGCACCATTGATCCTCAACGCATCGATCATCACGCGCCTGTTATGCGCGCTGGTGCCTTCGTGATTGGTGCCGCTCTTGGCTCGGATCGGCCTGATGTCGCTCATGTGTCAATTGCCTCTTGACTCCAGTAGAATGTTGGCGAAGTAATAAGTCAAGACATTTGACTTAATAGGGACCGGAGAGTTCCAGGGAACGCGGGAGGCCGCGAAGGGCATCCAAAGACGCTCCGAGATGATGACCCGGCACGCTTTTTCACGCGTGCCTTCTCGAAAATCGATGGCGGCGAAACCGCCCTCGGTCATGCGTAAATTTCAAAAACTGGAGGCTGCAATGCTGAAATCTCTCAATAAGACGCTTCTGGGTGCGGCCTTGATCGGCGCATCCTTTGCTCCGCATGCTTTCGCCGAAACGACGCTGAATGCACTTTTCATGGCGCAGGCCGCTTACAGCGAGGCCGACGTGCGCGCCATGACCGATGCCTTCGTCAAGGCGAACCCGGATATCAAGGTCAATCTCGAATTCGTCCCCTATGAAGGCCTGCACGATAAGACGGTGCTGGCCCAGGGTTCCGGCGGCGGTTACGACGTCGTCCTCTTCGACGTCATCTGGCCGGCCGAATACGCCACCAACAAGGTGCTGGTCGACGTCTCCTCCCGCATCACCGACGAGATGAAGAAAGGCGTGCTGCCGGGCGCCTGGACCACCGTGCAGTATGACGGCAAATATTACGGCATGCCGTGGATCCTCGATACCAAATATCTGTTCTACAACAAGGAGATCCTGGAGAAGGCCGGCATCAAGGCGCCACCCAAGACCTGGGACGAACTGGCCGAACAGGCAAAGACCATCAAGGACAAGGGTCTGCTCTCCACGCCGATCGCCTGGAGCTGGTCGCAGGCCGAAGCCGCCATCTGCGACTACACCACGCTCGTCAGCGCCTATGGCGGCGACTTCCTGAAGGACGGCAAGCCGGCCTTCCAGACGGGGGGCGGTCTCGATGCGCTAAAATACATGGTCGCGAGCTATACGTCAGGCCTAACCAATCCGAACTCCAAGGAATTCCTAGAAGAGGACGTCCGCAAGGTTTTCCAGAACGGCGATGCCGCCTTCGCGCTGAACTGGACCTACATGTACAACATGGCCAACGACCCGAAGGACAGCAAGGTCGCTGGTAAGGTCGGCGTCGTGCCGGCGCCAGGCGTTGCCGGCAAAAGCGAAGCTTCGGCCGTCAACGGCTCGATGGGCCTTGGCATCACCTCCGCCAGCCAGCATCCCGATGAGGCCTGGAAGTACATTACCTTCATGACCTCGCAGGCCACGCAGAATGCCTATGCCAAGCTCAGCCTGCCGATCTGGGCATCCTCCTATGAGGACCCTGCCGTCACCAAGGGGCAGGAAGAGCTGATCGCCGCCGCCAAGATCGGCCTCGCCGCCATGTATCCGCGCCCGACGACGCCGAAATATCAAGAGCTGTCGACCGCGCTGCAGCAGGCGATCCAGGAATCGCTGCTCGGCCAGTCCACCCCCGAGGACGCGCTTAAATCGGCCGCCGAAAACAGCGGTCTCTGAGCCCAGCATGAACATCCGGGCGGCGCCTGCCGCCGCCCGGCCTCCATAACCTATGAATGAAAAGGGTCGCCTCGATGTCGGGCACTTGGCTGACAACCCGCGCGTGGCTTCTGATGCTGCCGCTTCTCGTGGTGATGATCTCGGTGATCGGCTGGCCTCTGGTCGATACCGTCGGCCTCTCCTTCACCGATGCCAAGCTTGTAGGCACCGAAGGACGCTTCGTCGGCCTCGACAATTACGTGAAGATGCTCTCCGGCTCGAATTTCCAGCGCACGCTCGTCACCACAGCATGGTTCGCGATCGTCTCGGTCTCCGCCGAAATGGTGATGGGCGTCCTCGCGGCCCTGCTGCTGAACCAGCAATTTCGCGGCCGCACCGCGCTTCGTGCCCTGATGATCCTGCCCTGGGCGCTGCCGACCGTCGTCAACGCCACGCTGTGGCGGCTGATCTACAATCCGGAATATGGCGCGCTGAACGCCGCGCTGACGCAACTCGGCCTGCTCGACGCCTACCGCTCATGGCTCGGCGAACCGGGCACGG
It includes:
- a CDS encoding sugar ABC transporter permease codes for the protein MEKRVTFSSTTIGLLFAFPMLLLIFVFFYWPSAQALYWAFTLEQPWGGGNAWVGFDNFKQLLSDPIYWDSISRSMVFAFSSTIISMGFALVLALLTDRELRGHKIYRSVFIWPYAIAAPALGLAFRFILAPEAGLLSVINHVWPGLWNPALDGKDAMIAVIIAFSWKYIGYNFIFFLSALQGIPRSLIEAAAMDGSGPLRRMWDLQLPLLTPTLFFLLVINITESFQDSFGIVDVMTQGGPARATELMVYKIYFDGFRGLDYSGAAAQSIILMALVVLLTVFQFRFIERRVHYK
- a CDS encoding cupin domain-containing protein is translated as MSGDHQHSHIDWREHGVKVIPGNSLDPNTAQTPGMNRATAINHARAGAEKIWAGTVTIHANAKTGAHHHGDLESIIYVVKGKARMRWGEHLEYTAEAGPGDFIYVPPYVPHQEINASRDETLECVLVRSGQEPVVVNLDIEPVEKPEDVAWIDPIHR
- a CDS encoding TIM barrel protein — its product is MRRYSACIEWLFAEEGDSFADRIRRAHAGGLTAIEFWRWTDKDLDAIETALKETGLAVTSLVAEPMIALTDAANRQAWLAGLAESVAVAKRLGAPVLIAQAGDHLAGFSRDEQRVALTDTLKSGADILEGSGVRLGAEPLNIRIDHIGYFLDSTREGLDIVDDVGRPEIGIVYDIYHSAVMDERTEDVLDGRLDRVFHVHVADHPGRNEPGSGGIDLAHRLNWIFANGYDGAVGLEYRPTRAGAGAVKAAIASLNG
- a CDS encoding sn-glycerol-3-phosphate import ATP-binding protein UgpC — its product is MAPISIRDVKKSYGKHPVVHGVDLEIQSGEFIVILGPSGCGKSTLLRMLAGLEEISGGEIAIDGRVVNQLEPRERGCAMVFQNYALYPHMTVAENIGYALKVAGVAKAERNRRIAEVAKALSLEPFLDRRPAALSGGQRQRVAMGRAMIREPKVFLFDEPLSNLDAKLRIAMRAEIRRLHRRLGATSIFVTHDQTEAMTLADRLVVMNGGRVEQVGTPEEVYHHPVSRFVAGFVGTPAMNLLEGTINDEGVFVYDQSRKLALPRERATPLKGKRVVLGMRAEAARLVAPDAPGALVATADFIEELGASRVVHADFDGLPFAVALTEAVTVKSGDPIGIAIDHNAIHLYAADTGRIIENPAVNSAGAVHA
- a CDS encoding ROK family transcriptional regulator; this encodes MSDIRPIRAKSGTNHEGTSAHNRRVMIDALRINGALSRADLARATRLTKQTVSNIIEELERDGLVGSQEAVRKGRGQPSTPYGLVPEGAFAIGLQIDRHVTRAIAVDLVGSVLVRAEAGLPPGGPATGTKVILDLVAGVRSRLAGIVQQSEKRLVGLGAAMPGPFGMEGSGDDSWMMEAWQKFPLLETLSDGTGLDVSLQNDAAAAATAERMVGAAHGIDHAVCLFVGYGIGAGLILNGELYRGANGNAGEIGMALLFADGKTTPLEHRASLASLYQHLSADPADPDLHARINELASSGDPSFEAWIEAAAADLRWSIHLIETVFDPQTVILCGSAPEALVNRLIAAIGPLLPSIAERRGRMLPRLQPGMADPWSVALGAAAGPISRAFDPRFAAILKDSL
- a CDS encoding ABC transporter permease subunit, with the translated sequence MIERTPIFNFVCYTLLALGMVIALLPFVIVIIASTLDLETVNRVPLPLTPGSHFWENAQAAWVRADLGNKLVHSIIFATAVAAGKVILSAMAAFSIVYFRFRGRHLIFWIIFITLMLPLEVRIVPTYSIAANALQPFQAILDVTGITALVAWVSGIQIKLKWGLLNSYTGLVAPLVATATGTFLYRQFYLTVPDELAEATKMDGAGAVRFFVDILLPLSRSNMIALFTIMFVWAWNQYLWPLLVTTDPNFGIAVTQLKTLIPSEFGLPDWNVAMAGTLIIMSPPLLLVILMQRWFVRGLISTEK
- a CDS encoding extracellular solute-binding protein — translated: MQAKLLGAVGALLAAAFLAGPAAAAEKTKIDFWFGNSGDIAKRVQEQCDRFNQSQADYEVVCTSQGSYDASLQNTIAAFRAGKQPTIAQVSDAGTLDIMLSGAFYPANQLMTDMGYTVDWKDYFSGIANYYATSKGEMYSFPFNSSTALLYWNKDAFAKIGKDHAPATWQEAGEDFKALKEAGYACPLGFDISNNEVWQYIEQFEAVNGEAIATKKNGFEGLDAELVFNKNPLLVSYIKDLKSWYDNKLAIIKNKAVGQTFVEAFAAGDCQVILTSVGDHGNIGRTAKQGMNWGVAMLPTYGNATRHSSFVGGASLWVLKGHTDAEYKAAAAFFNFIAKPEEALTWSTVTGYIPVRNSGFEYLKKQGFYEKAPYAGRELAIQSLTASPADDTAPHGIRLGGLLQVRTEIANGLQAIFVNNADVQASLDGAADRGNQLLRRFQQTYKNVQLP
- a CDS encoding extracellular solute-binding protein; translated protein: MLKSLNKTLLGAALIGASFAPHAFAETTLNALFMAQAAYSEADVRAMTDAFVKANPDIKVNLEFVPYEGLHDKTVLAQGSGGGYDVVLFDVIWPAEYATNKVLVDVSSRITDEMKKGVLPGAWTTVQYDGKYYGMPWILDTKYLFYNKEILEKAGIKAPPKTWDELAEQAKTIKDKGLLSTPIAWSWSQAEAAICDYTTLVSAYGGDFLKDGKPAFQTGGGLDALKYMVASYTSGLTNPNSKEFLEEDVRKVFQNGDAAFALNWTYMYNMANDPKDSKVAGKVGVVPAPGVAGKSEASAVNGSMGLGITSASQHPDEAWKYITFMTSQATQNAYAKLSLPIWASSYEDPAVTKGQEELIAAAKIGLAAMYPRPTTPKYQELSTALQQAIQESLLGQSTPEDALKSAAENSGL
- a CDS encoding sugar ABC transporter permease → MSGTWLTTRAWLLMLPLLVVMISVIGWPLVDTVGLSFTDAKLVGTEGRFVGLDNYVKMLSGSNFQRTLVTTAWFAIVSVSAEMVMGVLAALLLNQQFRGRTALRALMILPWALPTVVNATLWRLIYNPEYGALNAALTQLGLLDAYRSWLGEPGTALAALIVADCWKNFPLVALIALAALQAVPRDITAASLVDGAGLFARFRFVILPYLAGPLMVALVLRTIEAFKVFDIIWVMTRGGPANSTRTLSILVYQEAFSFQRAGSGASLALIVTLLVTLLAAGYAALVRKTAGSAA